A single genomic interval of Lacrimispora sphenoides JCM 1415 harbors:
- a CDS encoding Ig-like domain-containing protein, translated as MKKRMKGVAYLLCTTMVMSTLPSWAVYAENGRIVEKTVQTATPSEAYWDTEDNEEIEEEKETSEDLESVLETDEKMDDELRETTPSEAEEKPKDAPTILPTKIAVTTTAFSSLGDIWDAWTGKTSFEFLDGSQGEGTKEKPFLIKNREQLMGLSELTAMGMMVPESGVTKYAGDYSGCYFALGGNIDLQGVDWIPIGFYRDSSENAGEVPYPFSGEFDGNGYTIKNLKLNSFANYNNVGLFGAVSDGGIYDMTIIPDSNEIKGKDRTGVVAGYAENSKIRNVTVKNAYIRSSGIAGGIAGEISGTVIENAICEKMMIDATGGTDVIYVGGIAGIASDSYIVDSNVSTGDGTTARIQGTGYIGGIVGYQNAAYIYNTHVSGTIGGYHSTAIGGITGRYAAGKLKVARFEGIIGNSQLGSLAREGTFIGTRQGAATNFNYIEDVAYLFTDSESKISANVCGSEIGDDNDYTYAAHVGYWHTGDIYYTLVQGGSKKTISDRYFYEELENGILTVRDKESGDYILDHFAPNSLGRPVRGYLINVNQIDTVANSQNFYDVATLEIRGSSQYSRPLDKEHRGAIAAGTTVSVTTAPKNTNTEKFQMEGTPTYANSKGVKKSTTYSDSSHAYTFSMPQEDISVSAFYKKVAVSIKVEPEDYSFAVVQTRTGNRKSPVKTTEIRNKEGKLIARYINGVLDQGTEVQPVNIKAIIDANNDVEDGRVKWSIDDPQLISLAKNDDEGTDGYTAKSASLTVNLSSSFFTSITEEAERTQAEGNYQYKIPNTIYGAGHQNGGVAVLTAQTRPSASFEGKPCTANSRINVTFQVLDNTLVATEGVNLDKQALTYTVTRTLTGDRANPQETVSVTAPQSLTATFTPDFFSRAEVTWSSSDPAVALVSQDQEAYREASVSVLKDSAWIRNIMATDNGIRESDKYAKISGAGSREVIVTVKGKDKLGNQALATCQVSVKFVTNDQTRIIPEGISLDKTTLSYCLGYRKAGDIHSETVQNIGFETRKLSAAVFPEVEDTTEHKPYDRSVLWTSSDPEAVTVDQEGNVVPIEGASWIRKALSKAPYRAEKNVEITAVTKDGQKAASCKVTLTFQAECIEADREGEIYDLILTKTGRSSNPVLSWKGLESKKFNASIYSGIQDMKNVLWCSSDASILTVDQDGYATPVVFNEKQEVMANWIKAAMTKPPYTGNIAVTVYAYTSDGRMFDPVTVTLNFKVVDNTTSSSSGGGGGSSGGKSGARSVGVTTAGNTQGSAAPPGAVTGTWTQVANGKWIFASNRTYTDEWAYISNPYATGEQEKASWFRFDRDGFMVTGWQTDSDGNTYYLKTAMDGTQGQMFTGWQYIPGETGQTVKGAWYFFNPVSNGTRGKLLISTVTPDGYTVNEKGQWVQ; from the coding sequence ATGAAAAAAAGAATGAAAGGAGTCGCCTATTTGCTTTGTACAACTATGGTTATGAGTACATTGCCATCATGGGCAGTATATGCGGAGAATGGGCGGATTGTAGAAAAAACAGTTCAGACAGCTACTCCATCTGAGGCGTACTGGGATACGGAAGACAATGAGGAGATAGAGGAAGAGAAAGAAACCAGCGAGGATCTGGAATCCGTTTTAGAAACAGATGAAAAGATGGATGATGAGTTAAGAGAAACCACTCCTTCTGAAGCGGAAGAAAAACCAAAAGATGCTCCTACAATCCTTCCTACTAAAATAGCGGTAACGACCACAGCTTTCAGCTCCCTGGGAGATATTTGGGATGCCTGGACGGGGAAGACCAGCTTTGAATTTTTGGACGGAAGCCAGGGAGAAGGTACAAAAGAAAAACCCTTTCTTATTAAGAACAGAGAACAGCTTATGGGCCTCTCTGAGCTGACCGCCATGGGAATGATGGTTCCAGAATCAGGAGTGACGAAATATGCCGGTGACTATTCCGGATGCTATTTTGCCCTGGGAGGAAACATTGATTTACAGGGAGTGGATTGGATACCCATCGGTTTTTACAGGGATTCCTCTGAAAATGCCGGTGAGGTCCCTTATCCTTTTAGTGGTGAGTTTGACGGAAACGGATATACCATTAAGAACTTAAAGCTTAATTCCTTTGCCAATTATAACAATGTAGGGCTGTTCGGAGCAGTCTCGGATGGGGGGATTTATGACATGACTATCATACCGGACAGCAACGAGATAAAGGGAAAGGACCGGACCGGAGTTGTGGCCGGATATGCGGAGAATTCCAAGATCCGAAATGTGACTGTGAAAAATGCCTATATCCGCTCTAGCGGCATTGCCGGTGGAATCGCAGGAGAGATCAGCGGTACCGTCATTGAAAATGCTATTTGTGAAAAGATGATGATTGATGCCACCGGCGGAACAGATGTGATTTATGTTGGAGGGATCGCCGGGATTGCATCGGATTCCTATATCGTGGATTCTAATGTTTCCACAGGGGACGGAACCACGGCCAGAATCCAGGGGACTGGATATATCGGCGGGATCGTCGGATACCAGAATGCAGCCTATATCTACAATACACATGTAAGCGGAACCATCGGCGGCTACCATTCAACGGCTATCGGAGGAATCACTGGAAGATATGCGGCCGGGAAACTTAAAGTGGCACGTTTTGAGGGTATCATCGGAAACTCTCAGCTTGGCTCCTTAGCAAGAGAGGGGACCTTTATAGGAACCAGGCAGGGAGCCGCAACAAACTTTAATTACATAGAAGATGTAGCCTATTTGTTTACAGATTCTGAAAGCAAGATCAGCGCCAATGTATGCGGATCAGAGATCGGTGATGATAACGACTATACCTATGCTGCGCATGTAGGCTACTGGCATACCGGGGATATATATTATACCCTGGTGCAGGGGGGATCTAAAAAGACCATATCAGACCGGTATTTTTACGAAGAATTAGAAAACGGCATTCTGACCGTCAGGGATAAGGAAAGCGGGGATTACATTTTGGATCATTTTGCCCCAAATTCCCTGGGGCGTCCCGTGAGAGGATATCTGATAAATGTGAATCAGATCGACACGGTTGCAAATAGTCAGAACTTTTACGATGTCGCAACCCTGGAGATTAGGGGGAGTTCCCAGTACTCCAGACCTCTTGATAAGGAACATCGGGGGGCCATTGCAGCCGGGACAACGGTAAGCGTAACAACAGCTCCAAAGAATACGAATACAGAAAAGTTCCAGATGGAAGGTACCCCAACTTACGCAAACAGTAAAGGAGTAAAGAAGAGTACTACCTATTCGGATAGCAGCCATGCCTATACCTTTTCGATGCCGCAGGAGGATATATCTGTATCAGCGTTTTATAAGAAAGTGGCTGTGTCCATCAAGGTAGAACCAGAGGATTATTCTTTTGCAGTAGTACAGACCAGGACAGGTAACCGGAAAAGCCCAGTAAAGACCACAGAGATCAGGAATAAGGAAGGGAAGCTCATTGCACGTTATATCAACGGAGTGCTAGATCAGGGAACCGAAGTTCAACCAGTAAATATCAAGGCTATCATTGATGCCAATAATGACGTAGAGGACGGCCGGGTGAAATGGAGCATTGACGATCCCCAACTTATCAGCCTGGCGAAAAACGATGATGAGGGAACTGATGGCTATACGGCCAAATCAGCCAGCCTTACCGTAAACCTTTCTTCCTCCTTTTTTACAAGCATCACAGAAGAGGCAGAAAGAACGCAGGCGGAAGGGAATTATCAGTATAAGATCCCCAATACGATTTATGGAGCTGGGCACCAGAACGGCGGCGTTGCGGTCCTGACAGCACAGACCAGGCCATCCGCCTCCTTTGAAGGTAAGCCCTGTACGGCGAACAGCCGGATCAATGTCACTTTTCAAGTCCTGGATAATACCTTAGTGGCAACGGAGGGAGTAAACCTGGATAAACAGGCCCTTACATATACCGTAACTAGGACCTTAACCGGGGACCGGGCTAATCCGCAGGAAACAGTGTCGGTAACGGCTCCCCAGTCATTAACGGCTACATTTACACCGGATTTTTTCTCCAGGGCTGAAGTGACCTGGTCAAGCTCGGACCCGGCAGTGGCCCTGGTATCTCAGGATCAAGAAGCTTATCGGGAGGCATCAGTTTCTGTCCTTAAGGACTCTGCCTGGATAAGAAATATCATGGCAACGGATAACGGGATCCGGGAGAGTGATAAGTATGCAAAGATATCCGGGGCCGGAAGCCGGGAGGTGATTGTTACGGTAAAAGGGAAGGACAAGCTTGGAAATCAGGCTTTAGCCACATGCCAGGTAAGCGTAAAGTTTGTAACCAATGACCAGACAAGGATCATTCCGGAAGGGATCAGCCTGGATAAGACGACGCTTTCTTATTGTCTTGGGTATCGGAAGGCAGGGGATATCCATTCCGAAACGGTTCAAAACATCGGTTTTGAAACGAGAAAACTGTCCGCAGCCGTTTTTCCAGAGGTGGAGGATACCACGGAGCATAAGCCTTATGACCGCAGCGTTTTATGGACCTCTTCCGATCCGGAAGCAGTAACGGTGGATCAGGAAGGGAATGTAGTACCGATTGAAGGAGCATCGTGGATCAGAAAAGCACTTTCAAAGGCGCCTTATCGGGCAGAGAAGAACGTGGAGATCACGGCCGTAACAAAAGATGGCCAGAAAGCTGCTTCCTGTAAGGTTACATTAACCTTCCAGGCAGAATGCATCGAGGCAGACCGGGAGGGCGAGATATATGACCTGATACTCACAAAGACGGGAAGATCAAGCAACCCGGTTCTTTCATGGAAAGGACTTGAAAGCAAGAAATTCAATGCTTCCATTTATTCCGGAATCCAGGATATGAAGAATGTTCTATGGTGTTCCTCTGATGCCAGTATCCTTACTGTGGATCAGGATGGATACGCGACTCCTGTAGTTTTTAATGAGAAACAGGAGGTTATGGCGAACTGGATTAAGGCGGCCATGACAAAACCCCCATATACCGGAAACATAGCGGTAACGGTTTATGCTTATACAAGTGATGGAAGGATGTTTGATCCGGTAACTGTTACTCTTAATTTTAAGGTAGTAGACAATACGACCTCCAGCAGCTCTGGCGGAGGCGGTGGTTCTTCAGGCGGAAAAAGTGGTGCCCGCTCCGTGGGAGTAACGACTGCAGGGAATACTCAGGGGTCAGCAGCTCCGCCCGGAGCAGTAACGGGAACCTGGACACAGGTGGCAAATGGAAAATGGATCTTTGCGTCAAACCGGACGTATACAGATGAATGGGCATATATCAGTAACCCATACGCAACCGGAGAGCAGGAAAAAGCCTCCTGGTTCCGGTTTGACAGGGATGGGTTTATGGTAACGGGTTGGCAAACAGATTCAGATGGAAATACTTACTACTTAAAAACTGCAATGGATGGAACCCAGGGCCAAATGTTTACCGGGTGGCAGTACATACCCGGTGAAACGGGGCAAACTGTAAAGGGAGCATGGTACTTCTTTAACCCGGTTTCCAATGGAACAAGAGGTAAACTCTTAATCAGCACTGTTACACCAGATGGATATACAGTAAATGAGAAAGGCCAATGGGTACAGTAA
- a CDS encoding polysaccharide deacetylase family protein — protein sequence MKMKWKVACLLVVFILDIIFIKAMHQSYTEAKSTLFLPVGADAEARDEVRRQFSGDKQIALTFDDGPHSVYTPRLLDGLRKRGVHATFFILGENVEGKEAILKQMKEDGHLIGNHGYTHVQMSKESVLIACQQIEQNNRQIEEITGTRPEYLRPPYGSWNEELECTTDMTVVLWNLDPLDWKTKSVKKVVRYIVKRVEPGDIILLHDVYPTSVEAALEVIDTLTKQGYTFVTVDELLID from the coding sequence ATGAAAATGAAATGGAAAGTGGCCTGTTTACTGGTTGTTTTTATATTGGATATTATATTTATAAAAGCTATGCACCAATCATACACAGAGGCAAAGAGTACCCTGTTCCTTCCTGTGGGTGCGGATGCAGAGGCAAGAGATGAGGTCAGGAGGCAGTTTTCTGGGGATAAGCAGATTGCATTGACCTTTGATGACGGCCCTCATTCCGTTTATACGCCAAGACTTCTTGACGGGCTTCGCAAGAGAGGGGTCCATGCCACATTTTTTATTCTTGGAGAAAATGTGGAGGGGAAAGAGGCCATTTTGAAACAGATGAAAGAGGATGGACATTTAATCGGGAATCATGGATATACTCATGTGCAGATGAGCAAGGAATCTGTGTTAATTGCTTGCCAGCAAATAGAACAGAATAACCGACAGATCGAAGAGATTACCGGTACAAGACCTGAGTATCTGCGGCCGCCTTATGGTTCATGGAATGAAGAATTGGAGTGTACAACCGACATGACGGTTGTGCTCTGGAACTTAGATCCTCTAGACTGGAAGACAAAAAGCGTCAAAAAGGTAGTGCGTTATATTGTAAAGCGCGTGGAGCCTGGAGATATTATCCTTCTTCATGATGTGTACCCGACTTCAGTGGAAGCAGCCCTGGAGGTAATTGATACTTTGACAAAGCAGGGATATACCTTTGTTACGGTCGATGAACTGCTGATAGATTGA
- the rplL gene encoding 50S ribosomal protein L7/L12 gives MAKLTTAEFIEAIKELSVLELNELVKACEEEFGVSAAAGVVVAAAGPAAAEEEKTEFDVELTEVGPNKVKVIKVVREATGLGLKEAKDVVDGAPKVVKAGASKEEAEQIKTSLEAEGAKVTLK, from the coding sequence ATGGCAAAGTTAACAACAGCTGAATTTATCGAAGCGATCAAAGAATTATCTGTATTAGAATTAAATGAATTAGTAAAGGCATGTGAGGAAGAATTTGGTGTATCTGCAGCAGCAGGCGTAGTAGTTGCAGCAGCAGGTCCTGCAGCAGCAGAAGAAGAGAAGACTGAATTCGACGTAGAATTAACCGAAGTTGGTCCTAACAAGGTTAAAGTTATCAAAGTTGTTCGTGAAGCTACTGGCTTAGGCTTAAAGGAAGCTAAAGACGTAGTTGATGGAGCTCCTAAGGTAGTAAAGGCTGGCGCTTCCAAGGAAGAGGCTGAGCAGATCAAGACTTCTTTAGAGGCTGAAGGCGCTAAAGTTACTTTAAAATAA
- the rplJ gene encoding 50S ribosomal protein L10: MAKVELKQPVVSEIKELLDGAESAVVVDYRGISVAQDTALRKKLREAGVSYKVYKNTMIRFAAQGTAFEALEPNLEGPTAIAVSKTDATAPARVLAEFAKTAPALEIKGGVVEGAYYDAKGMEKISSIPSRDILLGKLLGSIQSPITNIARVLKQIADAQGGEAAEA; this comes from the coding sequence ATGGCAAAAGTTGAATTAAAGCAGCCAGTTGTAAGCGAGATCAAAGAATTACTTGATGGCGCTGAGTCAGCGGTAGTTGTAGATTACCGTGGTATCTCAGTTGCTCAGGATACAGCACTTCGTAAGAAATTAAGAGAGGCTGGCGTTTCCTACAAAGTATATAAGAATACAATGATCCGTTTTGCAGCTCAGGGTACAGCATTTGAGGCTCTGGAACCTAATCTGGAAGGACCTACAGCTATCGCTGTTTCCAAGACAGATGCAACAGCTCCGGCAAGAGTCCTGGCTGAGTTTGCAAAAACAGCTCCAGCCTTAGAGATTAAGGGCGGCGTTGTAGAAGGCGCTTATTATGATGCAAAAGGTATGGAGAAGATCTCCAGCATTCCTTCCAGGGATATCCTTCTTGGAAAGTTGCTTGGAAGCATCCAGTCTCCTATCACAAACATTGCTCGCGTTCTCAAGCAGATTGCAGATGCTCAGGGCGGAGAAGCAGCAGAGGCATAA
- a CDS encoding type II toxin-antitoxin system HicB family antitoxin: MDCATSGKDDDDAFLSARELLGCALYGLEEDEEDIPDPTPLSQIEVHENERVVLIDVYMPSIRMARINRSVNRTVTLPAWLNAIAMEHDINFSQLLQEAIKSQLHINR, encoded by the coding sequence TTGGATTGTGCTACCAGTGGAAAAGATGATGATGATGCATTTCTTTCAGCGAGGGAATTACTTGGTTGCGCCTTATATGGTTTAGAGGAAGATGAGGAGGATATACCAGATCCTACACCGCTTTCTCAGATAGAAGTACATGAAAATGAAAGAGTGGTTTTAATTGACGTTTATATGCCTTCCATTCGTATGGCACGAATCAACCGTTCTGTTAATCGTACAGTAACTCTTCCGGCATGGCTTAATGCTATTGCGATGGAGCATGATATAAACTTTTCTCAGTTGTTACAGGAAGCAATAAAATCGCAGCTACACATTAATAGATAA
- a CDS encoding type II toxin-antitoxin system HicA family toxin, which yields MKSYSSREVIAMLEVDGWYEVGVTGSHHQYKHPIKRGRTTVKHPDKDIPLPTLKSIERQSGLKFK from the coding sequence ATGAAGAGTTATTCATCACGGGAAGTCATTGCAATGCTTGAAGTTGATGGATGGTATGAGGTTGGAGTAACTGGAAGTCATCACCAATACAAACATCCAATTAAGAGGGGGCGTACAACAGTAAAACATCCTGACAAAGATATTCCGCTCCCAACTCTAAAAAGTATTGAAAGACAGTCAGGGTTAAAATTCAAATAG
- the rplA gene encoding 50S ribosomal protein L1 → MKRGKRYAEAAKTVDRSVLYDAPVAISLVKQNASAKFDETIEAHIRTGCDGRHADQQIRGAVVLPHGTGKTVRILVFAKGPKADEALAAGADFVGAEELIPKIQNEGWLEFDVVVATPDMMGVVGRLGRVLGPKGLMPNPKAGTVTMDVTKAINDIKAGKVEYRLDKTNIIHVPVGKASFTEEQLADNFQTLVDAIVKARPSAVKGAYLKSVTLASTMGPGVKLNVAKLMN, encoded by the coding sequence ATGAAAAGAGGAAAAAGATACGCAGAGGCAGCTAAAACAGTAGATCGTTCTGTTCTCTACGATGCACCAGTAGCAATCTCTTTAGTTAAGCAGAATGCAAGTGCTAAATTTGATGAAACCATAGAAGCTCATATCAGAACCGGTTGTGACGGACGTCACGCAGACCAGCAGATCCGTGGTGCAGTTGTACTTCCCCACGGTACAGGTAAGACTGTTCGTATCTTAGTTTTCGCTAAGGGGCCAAAGGCTGATGAAGCACTGGCCGCAGGCGCAGACTTTGTTGGAGCTGAGGAACTGATTCCGAAGATCCAGAACGAAGGCTGGTTGGAATTTGATGTAGTTGTTGCTACACCAGATATGATGGGTGTTGTTGGTCGTCTGGGACGTGTCCTGGGACCAAAGGGCTTAATGCCAAACCCAAAAGCTGGTACTGTTACCATGGACGTAACAAAAGCAATCAACGATATCAAAGCTGGTAAGGTTGAGTACAGACTTGATAAGACAAATATTATCCACGTGCCAGTTGGAAAAGCTTCTTTTACAGAAGAACAGTTAGCGGACAACTTCCAGACGCTTGTTGATGCAATCGTCAAAGCAAGACCAAGTGCAGTTAAGGGTGCCTACTTAAAGAGTGTTACACTGGCTTCCACTATGGGACCTGGCGTAAAACTGAACGTAGCTAAGTTAATGAACTAA
- a CDS encoding DUF6273 domain-containing protein — protein sequence MNKRKSLALLSATLAVVSVPIPSYGAWIQKDNHWIYEDNKIYEKNAWRLIDGAWYYFDDTGYMVTGWRLIDGKWYFLSPDSDGTKGKMLTGWQWIDGRCYYLSDRSENNHPKGALFINEKTPDGYPVDYAGAWTDEDGTVQYVPGKGIQTVFAKDAASKSKLSGKSSGGGGSGSRGSSTKPEKDIKPDSGPKDSIPCVGESEAVPGTQEAEKPSGGTNEPEEERKQYRFTVRYMAVKDKTILQVVAGAGTEGELIAITRPVIDGYKPCDGQKDSFKLTDDHMLLNVYYEKESVASPSEARRVDWNLYFVEKGNRSNEILKVQQGQTEENRLLVVDFPEIILGSDRYYYHSLVSSPWSVIVSGNGTQKYYIEYEKGDYLQEEEDPDYEAKAKQEKWLGIAKDADIMLSGQEPSNQQLITKSIEESNERLLNLVSMADGTERKEVYLIAKGHVPSTVLISQIFQNIKNLSELVMDEFNIADEKYTIVRVGFEKAYDESTCSHDFQVTDKVNTSCIENGHETVRCQKCGKEETVILPATGHVDFDHDEICEVCYRPACEIPKTMHYSIGDVQARTIGNKVYMFRCVDEDYEDVMGNSQRTALFLCDSVIRSDTPKAENKLSFGSNNNYKYSEIRKWLLNHAEADFVHETYIGITRSYIGATWKGSYEQFNDNSLMAMKEMFQLLQDKVFILSVEEALKYREVLWRFNGSETNNPGSQVSAYSKGYYLRNPQDGGLNDFLYGDGIYAVSLVDGNIQPVSVKETSYGIRPAMAIPQG from the coding sequence ATGAATAAAAGAAAAAGTTTAGCTTTATTAAGTGCTACTCTAGCGGTAGTTTCTGTTCCAATTCCAAGCTATGGTGCTTGGATACAGAAGGATAACCATTGGATCTATGAGGATAACAAGATTTATGAGAAGAATGCCTGGAGGCTGATTGACGGGGCTTGGTATTACTTTGATGATACTGGCTATATGGTTACTGGCTGGAGACTGATTGATGGCAAATGGTATTTTTTAAGCCCTGACTCTGACGGGACGAAGGGAAAAATGCTAACCGGCTGGCAATGGATTGATGGGCGTTGCTATTACCTGTCTGACCGATCTGAGAATAATCATCCTAAAGGAGCCCTGTTCATAAATGAAAAAACGCCAGATGGGTATCCCGTAGATTACGCTGGAGCCTGGACTGATGAAGACGGTACAGTACAATATGTACCTGGAAAAGGGATACAGACTGTTTTTGCGAAAGACGCAGCTTCGAAAAGTAAACTTTCCGGAAAAAGTTCCGGGGGTGGAGGATCAGGGAGCCGGGGAAGCAGTACAAAACCAGAAAAGGACATTAAGCCGGACAGTGGCCCCAAAGATTCTATACCATGTGTAGGAGAATCAGAAGCTGTTCCAGGGACTCAGGAGGCAGAGAAACCTTCGGGGGGAACCAATGAGCCAGAGGAGGAAAGAAAGCAGTACAGATTCACGGTACGGTATATGGCTGTTAAGGATAAGACCATATTACAGGTCGTGGCAGGTGCAGGGACGGAAGGAGAGCTGATTGCTATCACGCGGCCGGTTATTGATGGCTATAAGCCTTGCGATGGTCAAAAGGACAGTTTTAAATTGACCGATGATCATATGCTATTAAATGTCTATTACGAGAAAGAAAGCGTGGCCTCCCCTTCAGAAGCACGAAGGGTTGACTGGAACCTTTATTTTGTTGAAAAGGGAAATCGCAGCAACGAGATTTTGAAAGTCCAGCAGGGTCAGACAGAAGAGAACAGGCTCCTTGTGGTTGATTTTCCAGAAATCATACTGGGATCAGATCGGTATTATTATCATTCCCTTGTTTCAAGTCCGTGGAGTGTCATTGTAAGCGGCAATGGAACTCAGAAATACTATATTGAGTATGAGAAAGGAGATTACCTCCAAGAAGAGGAGGATCCGGATTATGAGGCCAAGGCCAAGCAGGAAAAATGGCTTGGAATTGCTAAAGATGCAGATATCATGCTTAGCGGTCAGGAGCCATCAAATCAGCAGCTTATTACTAAGAGCATAGAGGAAAGCAATGAAAGGCTTCTTAATCTGGTGTCAATGGCTGATGGCACGGAACGGAAAGAAGTCTATCTCATAGCAAAGGGGCATGTGCCAAGTACTGTGCTCATAAGTCAGATATTCCAAAACATTAAGAATCTATCTGAACTGGTCATGGACGAATTCAACATTGCTGATGAAAAATATACGATTGTGAGGGTTGGGTTTGAAAAAGCTTATGATGAAAGCACCTGCAGCCACGATTTTCAGGTTACAGATAAGGTCAATACCTCATGTATAGAAAACGGTCATGAAACGGTCCGATGCCAGAAGTGCGGAAAAGAAGAAACTGTCATACTGCCAGCGACCGGCCATGTGGATTTTGATCATGACGAAATTTGTGAAGTATGTTATAGGCCAGCCTGTGAAATACCGAAAACCATGCATTACAGCATCGGAGATGTACAGGCCCGGACCATTGGTAACAAAGTCTATATGTTCCGCTGTGTCGATGAAGATTATGAGGATGTAATGGGTAACAGCCAGCGGACGGCATTATTTCTATGTGACAGTGTGATCCGGTCAGACACACCTAAAGCGGAAAATAAACTGAGTTTTGGATCTAATAACAATTATAAATACTCAGAGATCCGGAAATGGCTTCTGAATCATGCGGAAGCTGATTTTGTCCATGAAACTTATATCGGGATCACCAGGTCATATATAGGTGCCACCTGGAAGGGAAGCTATGAACAGTTCAATGATAACAGCCTAATGGCTATGAAAGAGATGTTTCAGCTTTTGCAGGATAAAGTATTCATTTTGTCAGTGGAAGAGGCACTTAAGTATCGGGAGGTTCTCTGGCGGTTTAATGGAAGTGAAACCAACAATCCGGGATCACAGGTTTCCGCTTATTCCAAAGGATATTATCTCCGTAACCCGCAGGATGGTGGACTAAATGATTTTCTTTATGGAGACGGAATTTATGCCGTCAGCCTGGTAGATGGTAATATCCAGCCGGTAAGTGTAAAAGAAACGAGCTATGGAATCCGGCCAGCCATGGCAATTCCCCAGGGATAG
- a CDS encoding single-stranded DNA-binding protein, producing MNRVILMGRLTRDPEVRYSQGEHVMAVARYTLAVDRRVRRNPDGNEQTADFINCVAFDKAGEFTEKYFRQGMRVLISGRIQTGSYTNKDGNKVYTTDIIVDEQEFADSKNASSDNSRPEPSNVVGGSFINIPDEAGDPDLPFS from the coding sequence ATGAATCGTGTAATTTTAATGGGGAGATTAACCCGTGATCCAGAAGTAAGATATTCCCAGGGAGAGCATGTTATGGCAGTTGCAAGGTATACTCTCGCAGTTGACCGCAGAGTCCGCAGGAATCCGGATGGTAATGAACAGACAGCTGATTTTATCAATTGCGTTGCATTTGACAAAGCAGGAGAGTTTACAGAAAAATATTTTCGCCAGGGTATGAGAGTACTGATCTCCGGAAGAATCCAGACTGGGAGTTATACAAATAAGGACGGAAATAAAGTATATACAACAGATATTATTGTGGATGAACAGGAATTTGCTGATAGCAAGAATGCATCTTCTGATAATTCCAGGCCAGAGCCCTCTAATGTAGTAGGGGGCAGCTTTATAAATATTCCAGATGAAGCGGGAGATCCGGACTTACCATTTAGTTAG
- a CDS encoding cold-shock protein yields MNNGTVKWFNGAKGYGFIVNDATGEEVFVHFSGIVADGYKTLEEGQKVTYETTEGNRGLQAVNVCMA; encoded by the coding sequence ATGAACAACGGTACAGTAAAATGGTTTAATGGTGCTAAGGGATATGGTTTCATCGTAAATGACGCAACAGGCGAAGAAGTTTTCGTACACTTCTCTGGCATCGTTGCTGATGGTTACAAGACTCTGGAAGAAGGCCAGAAAGTAACTTATGAAACAACAGAAGGAAACCGTGGCCTGCAGGCAGTTAACGTTTGCATGGCTTAA